One stretch of Roseivirga sp. BDSF3-8 DNA includes these proteins:
- a CDS encoding helix-turn-helix domain-containing protein, which produces MKAIHYPSLFKYARQSMGLNQREMAERLLVHQSTISKIESGRHCPHRGTMMGLARLTGLSMHLLTQRAAHHTRQQESNKTTPANRPAIRFKPADLQVARFRQSELRNKLKATLYLKEKALQRLQAQRYMHDLAETNALQILSEAQEITSHLQQNNAPPALLATARKTQHEAASHLALLRKKAIRIPPGYKLLLMEAEVRQLKARIEVL; this is translated from the coding sequence ATGAAAGCGATACACTATCCCAGCCTTTTCAAATACGCCCGACAGAGCATGGGCCTGAACCAGAGGGAGATGGCCGAGCGCCTTCTCGTACACCAAAGCACCATAAGTAAGATAGAAAGCGGCAGGCATTGCCCCCACAGAGGTACCATGATGGGCCTTGCGCGCCTGACCGGCCTCTCCATGCACCTGCTCACCCAAAGGGCAGCACACCATACCCGGCAGCAGGAATCAAACAAAACCACCCCGGCCAACCGCCCCGCCATCAGGTTTAAACCCGCAGACCTGCAGGTCGCCCGCTTTCGCCAAAGCGAGCTGCGTAACAAGCTGAAGGCCACCCTCTACCTGAAAGAAAAAGCCCTGCAAAGGCTACAGGCCCAGCGCTATATGCATGACCTGGCAGAGACCAATGCCCTGCAAATACTCAGTGAAGCACAGGAGATTACCAGTCACCTCCAACAGAATAATGCTCCCCCCGCCCTGCTGGCTACAGCCCGTAAAACACAACACGAGGCCGCCAGCCACCTGGCCCTGCTCCGCAAAAAAGCCATCCGCATACCCCCAGGCTACAAACTACTGCTTATGGAGGCAGAAGTGAGGCAGCTAAAAGCGAGAATAGAGGTTCTTTGA
- a CDS encoding glycoside hydrolase family 43 protein, whose protein sequence is MHLRSFTALTAMMLPVLLGTACSNDTSDNTSDIQEPVNETEEPADSLTPIITDLYTADPSAHVFEGKLYLYPSHDYESGIPEDDLGSHFDMKDYHVFSMDSVGGEITDHGVALSVEDVPWAERQMWAPDAAEKDGTYYLYFPAKDKEGIFHIGVASADNPAGPFTPRPEPIEGSYSIDPAVFKDTDGSYYMYFGGIWGGQLQRWSSGEYSGEDTYPAEDAPALSAKIVKLSDDMTSFAEAPRDVDLLDKAGNPIMVSDNDRRFFEAAWVHKYNDTYYFSYSTGDTHNIAYGMGDSPYGPFTYQGVILKPVLGWTNHHSIVEYNGKWYLFFHDSSLSGGQTHLRSVKVTELTYNEDGTIHTIDAMVKAEP, encoded by the coding sequence ATGCACCTGAGATCATTTACCGCCCTGACAGCCATGATGCTGCCGGTCCTGCTCGGCACGGCATGCAGCAATGATACATCTGATAACACCTCTGATATACAGGAGCCCGTCAATGAAACGGAAGAGCCGGCCGACAGCCTTACACCTATTATAACGGACCTGTATACGGCAGACCCTTCTGCCCATGTGTTTGAGGGCAAGCTATACCTGTACCCTTCACACGACTATGAATCCGGCATACCTGAGGATGACCTGGGCAGCCACTTTGATATGAAAGACTACCATGTCTTTTCTATGGACAGCGTAGGCGGCGAAATCACTGACCACGGGGTGGCTCTCTCTGTAGAGGATGTACCCTGGGCAGAAAGGCAAATGTGGGCGCCTGATGCAGCCGAGAAGGACGGCACTTACTATCTCTATTTTCCTGCCAAAGATAAGGAGGGCATATTTCATATAGGAGTGGCGTCAGCAGACAATCCGGCAGGTCCCTTTACCCCCCGGCCTGAGCCTATAGAGGGCAGCTACAGCATAGACCCTGCCGTATTTAAGGACACGGACGGCTCTTATTATATGTACTTTGGCGGTATATGGGGAGGACAGCTACAGCGCTGGAGCTCCGGGGAGTATAGCGGGGAAGACACGTACCCCGCAGAGGATGCCCCGGCTCTAAGTGCAAAAATAGTGAAGCTCAGCGATGATATGACCTCATTTGCCGAAGCCCCCAGGGACGTGGACCTGCTGGATAAAGCGGGTAACCCTATTATGGTAAGTGATAACGACCGCAGGTTTTTTGAAGCTGCCTGGGTACATAAGTATAATGACACGTATTACTTCTCTTACTCTACAGGAGACACTCACAATATTGCCTATGGGATGGGTGACAGCCCTTACGGCCCCTTTACTTACCAGGGTGTGATACTAAAGCCTGTACTGGGCTGGACAAACCACCACTCGATAGTAGAATATAATGGCAAGTGGTACCTGTTCTTCCACGACAGTTCACTGAGTGGCGGACAGACACACTTGCGCAGTGTAAAAGTAACTGAACTTACTTACAATGAAGACGGCACCATACATACGATTGATGCAATGGTGAAGGCAGAGCCCTGA
- a CDS encoding SusC/RagA family TonB-linked outer membrane protein, which yields MRERLLWFNGARRSRHRVVALVFLVFGLSIGSLQAQDRITVSGQVTGGVSDDEALPGVTVLLKGTTIGATTDIEGRYTLSNVPASDTLVFSYVGYESIEVPVNGRRTIDIQLAESLEMLQEVVVVGYGSQKRSDVTGSLVSVDAEKIAEVPAAEGVASALKGRIAGVQITQTSARPGGDPQIRIRGNRSLSGGANEPFIVVDGIPYSGSLNDINPNDIVSFNVLKDASATAIYGSRGANGVILITTKRGQPGQTSFSYNGYTGYTTTLGEYDLMDGQEFAALKLYTESNFTPAERESLLNGRSTNWQDLLIDDGLINNHNLSVSGGSETTRYAVSAGYFNQTTVFPGQGFERYNAKLSLDQEVNDWLSIGISSLNSISYRDGESASPMFNILTLSPLYNPYNENGEINETPAVGSLDPNLVNPLTLYREDNWIEERRRIRTFNTGYLQIKLPVEGLSYKLNAGFDYSQDEYGAFYGAVTPMRNIDNGNAAYVRNSDRWSYTIENLINYERSFGDHSLNFTGLYSVQEEEYNQSGVNAVGLLADDLLYYNLSLSANTTVPQDVFNYTRWGIMSFMARANYNYKDRYVATVTVRRDGSSRLADGNEWFTYPAFAVGWNVHNEPFLQGNPVLSALKLRAGYGRTSNQAIAPYRSIGQLDQIRYNFGPENGVIGFYVSNLPNTELTWEFTNSMNVGVDFGLFTNRITGSVDYFNNRTDGVLQDVDLPITSGIVGSYTQNIGETMGEGIEIQMSGEAIEATSRDEFGLGFDLNFTSYRTEILQLTEGRDQNIDNGWFVGEPINVLFDYEKIGIWQLDEADEAAVYGQAPGDIRVKDQDGDGDIDGDDRVILGQLDPKWSFGFTARARYMGFDLAVVTFGSFGNELVSTLYQMNSAYPVNSLEGRRNGPDVDYWTEDNPTNEFPRPGRNTVRFGSTTGYFSGDFMKIRSINLGYTLPPSFLDNLGLKSARVYATVSNPFQAFFSDYVDYGGLDPEPTGRGTTNSVTPGLGNNLVVSPDTPPVRTYLFGVNVSF from the coding sequence ATGAGAGAACGTCTACTATGGTTCAATGGCGCCCGGAGAAGCCGGCACAGGGTAGTGGCCCTTGTGTTCCTGGTTTTCGGACTGTCCATAGGATCACTTCAAGCGCAGGACAGGATCACAGTATCCGGTCAGGTTACAGGTGGCGTAAGCGATGATGAAGCTTTGCCAGGCGTAACTGTTCTGCTGAAAGGCACCACTATCGGTGCCACCACCGACATAGAGGGCCGCTATACACTTTCTAATGTACCTGCCAGTGATACCCTTGTCTTTAGTTATGTAGGGTATGAATCCATAGAGGTGCCTGTCAATGGCAGACGGACCATCGACATTCAGTTGGCCGAAAGCCTTGAGATGCTTCAGGAAGTGGTAGTAGTTGGTTACGGATCCCAAAAACGCAGTGACGTCACCGGCTCACTCGTGTCTGTCGATGCTGAAAAAATAGCTGAAGTTCCTGCTGCAGAAGGGGTAGCCTCGGCTCTTAAAGGCCGCATAGCGGGTGTGCAGATCACCCAGACCTCAGCACGCCCCGGTGGCGACCCGCAGATCAGGATCAGGGGCAACCGCTCACTTAGTGGCGGAGCCAATGAGCCTTTTATTGTGGTGGATGGTATTCCCTACAGCGGAAGCCTGAATGATATCAACCCCAATGACATCGTATCCTTTAACGTGCTTAAAGATGCCTCTGCAACGGCCATTTACGGCTCAAGAGGGGCTAACGGGGTAATCCTTATTACCACCAAGAGAGGTCAGCCCGGACAAACATCATTCAGTTACAATGGCTATACCGGTTATACCACCACCCTGGGTGAATATGACCTTATGGATGGACAGGAGTTTGCCGCGCTGAAATTATATACCGAGTCAAACTTTACGCCTGCTGAACGTGAGTCTCTGCTGAACGGACGCAGTACTAACTGGCAGGACCTCCTGATAGATGATGGCCTTATCAATAACCATAACCTCAGCGTCAGTGGCGGTAGTGAGACCACCCGTTATGCAGTTTCTGCAGGGTATTTTAACCAAACCACCGTATTTCCCGGCCAGGGATTTGAGCGATATAATGCCAAGCTATCGCTGGATCAGGAAGTAAATGACTGGTTATCAATAGGCATTAGCTCGCTGAACTCTATCTCATACCGTGATGGGGAGAGCGCCAGCCCTATGTTCAATATCCTTACCCTGAGCCCTCTTTATAATCCATATAATGAGAACGGTGAGATAAATGAAACCCCTGCCGTAGGCAGCCTTGACCCTAATCTGGTAAACCCCCTTACGCTATACCGGGAAGATAACTGGATTGAGGAGCGCCGCAGAATTCGCACCTTTAATACCGGCTACCTGCAGATCAAACTTCCTGTAGAAGGCCTGAGCTATAAGCTGAATGCCGGCTTCGACTACAGCCAGGATGAGTACGGGGCATTTTACGGTGCAGTAACCCCTATGAGAAATATAGACAATGGCAATGCTGCTTATGTGCGTAACAGCGACCGCTGGAGCTATACTATCGAGAACCTGATCAACTACGAGCGCTCATTCGGTGACCACTCCCTTAACTTTACCGGTCTTTACAGTGTACAGGAAGAAGAGTATAACCAAAGTGGGGTCAATGCAGTAGGCCTCCTGGCGGACGATCTGTTGTATTATAACCTTTCACTTTCTGCGAATACAACCGTACCCCAGGATGTGTTTAACTACACCCGATGGGGCATCATGTCATTCATGGCGCGCGCCAACTATAACTATAAGGACCGCTACGTAGCTACCGTAACCGTACGTCGTGACGGCTCCTCCCGTCTGGCCGATGGTAATGAGTGGTTTACCTACCCTGCCTTTGCGGTAGGCTGGAATGTTCACAATGAGCCTTTCCTGCAGGGTAACCCCGTATTATCCGCTTTGAAGCTGAGAGCCGGTTATGGCCGTACCTCCAACCAGGCCATTGCCCCTTACCGCTCTATCGGTCAGCTTGACCAGATCCGCTATAACTTTGGCCCTGAAAACGGGGTGATAGGCTTTTACGTATCTAACCTCCCTAATACCGAGCTTACCTGGGAGTTTACAAACTCCATGAACGTGGGGGTGGACTTCGGCCTGTTTACCAACCGTATCACGGGTAGTGTGGACTACTTTAATAACCGCACAGATGGCGTACTGCAGGATGTAGACCTGCCCATTACCTCAGGTATCGTAGGTAGCTATACCCAAAACATCGGTGAGACCATGGGTGAAGGTATCGAAATTCAGATGTCCGGCGAGGCTATAGAGGCCACCAGCCGCGATGAGTTCGGCTTAGGATTTGACCTTAACTTTACCAGCTACCGTACCGAGATCCTTCAGCTTACCGAAGGCCGCGACCAGAACATAGACAATGGCTGGTTCGTAGGCGAGCCTATTAACGTACTCTTTGATTATGAGAAGATCGGTATCTGGCAACTGGATGAAGCTGACGAAGCTGCAGTTTACGGACAGGCTCCCGGTGACATCAGGGTGAAAGACCAGGATGGCGATGGCGACATTGACGGTGACGACCGCGTAATACTCGGTCAGCTCGATCCTAAATGGAGCTTCGGATTTACAGCAAGAGCCAGATACATGGGCTTTGACCTGGCAGTGGTTACCTTCGGTAGCTTTGGTAACGAGCTCGTAAGCACCCTCTACCAGATGAACTCCGCCTACCCTGTCAACAGTCTTGAAGGCAGACGTAACGGCCCTGATGTGGACTACTGGACAGAGGACAACCCTACCAATGAGTTTCCCCGCCCCGGCCGTAACACCGTACGTTTCGGTAGCACCACCGGCTATTTCTCCGGTGACTTCATGAAAATACGTAGCATCAACCTTGGATATACCCTTCCTCCGAGCTTCCTCGACAACCTCGGACTGAAATCGGCCCGTGTGTATGCAACGGTGAGCAATCCGTTCCAGGCATTTTTCTCTGACTACGTGGATTATGGCGGGCTCGACCCCGAGCCTACCGGCAGAGGTACCACTAACAGTGTCACGCCCGGCCTGGGCAACAACCTGGTGGTGTCACCGGATACACCTCCTGTCAGAACCTACCTGTTCGGTGTAAATGTGTCCTTCTAA
- a CDS encoding RagB/SusD family nutrient uptake outer membrane protein, giving the protein MKRFKYLLTIALISMSTYGCQDILDEQPRSDLTPDYFNTGAGVERGVNAAYAYFRYWYGSMGGMDMTDFGTDEWTEGDQANNPEVNTYLLTPASGVVSTAWNRAYPAINTCNGVIELGQDVDDLGEAELNRLIGEAKYLRAHWYFILVQQYGGVTLDLGAGPLRFNTNPTVAASRASEEEVYEAIIQDLKDAEEALPPSSSGDGRVWKASALHLLAKAYLTRAWLLDNNADYDSALMAVQRLIPDPNSPTANYGATLLSDYADVHREGNEYNNEILFSANRNGDPDYTNIEPFVGGDEQFLQNRANFYYRCFYFRDVDGLIRDVTNGRPWIRMKPTDFLLNSVFVNTDVDSRYHKSFQTVWYANDEETLPVWTESDVTAGYIDPSMVGEYKYEVGDTALYMPTFELSDLEQGRRGYVVYDPSEVAAQDDYYPSLSKHNAVERPQDGTEDNPNVGSYRPYLAHRLGETYLIGAEAALMSGNPGLAAQYINTLRRRAAYPGMESNMEITAGEVDIDFILDERSRELAGEMKRWFDLKRTEKLVERVRLYNSIAAPNIQPFHRYRPIPQDQIDLAIDPTTPDGRYPQNEGYN; this is encoded by the coding sequence ATGAAGAGGTTTAAATATCTTTTAACGATCGCATTAATATCCATGTCTACCTATGGCTGCCAGGATATACTGGACGAGCAGCCAAGGTCTGACCTTACCCCTGATTACTTTAACACCGGTGCGGGTGTGGAGCGAGGAGTGAATGCCGCCTATGCTTATTTCCGTTACTGGTATGGTTCTATGGGTGGGATGGACATGACTGACTTCGGTACAGACGAATGGACCGAAGGAGACCAGGCGAATAACCCTGAGGTAAACACCTACCTGCTTACGCCCGCCAGTGGTGTTGTTTCAACAGCTTGGAACCGTGCTTATCCGGCCATCAATACCTGTAATGGAGTGATAGAGCTCGGACAGGATGTGGATGACCTGGGCGAGGCCGAACTGAACAGGCTTATCGGTGAGGCCAAATACCTTCGTGCACACTGGTACTTTATCCTCGTCCAGCAGTACGGGGGCGTGACCCTTGACCTGGGTGCCGGACCCCTGCGCTTTAACACCAACCCTACAGTGGCCGCGTCACGCGCTTCTGAAGAAGAGGTGTACGAAGCCATCATTCAGGACCTCAAGGATGCCGAGGAAGCATTACCGCCTTCTTCAAGCGGAGACGGACGCGTGTGGAAAGCTTCTGCTTTGCACCTGCTCGCCAAGGCTTACCTTACCCGTGCCTGGTTGCTGGATAATAATGCAGATTATGACAGTGCCCTCATGGCCGTACAGCGCCTGATCCCTGACCCTAATTCACCTACTGCGAATTATGGTGCCACCCTCCTAAGCGATTATGCTGATGTGCACAGAGAGGGTAATGAGTATAATAATGAGATACTCTTCTCTGCCAACCGTAACGGGGATCCTGATTACACCAATATTGAACCCTTTGTAGGGGGCGATGAGCAGTTTCTTCAAAACCGCGCCAACTTCTACTACAGGTGCTTCTACTTCCGTGATGTGGACGGCCTCATCCGTGATGTGACCAATGGCCGCCCATGGATTCGTATGAAACCAACCGATTTCCTGCTGAACAGTGTATTCGTTAACACAGACGTTGATTCACGCTACCATAAGTCCTTCCAGACCGTATGGTATGCCAACGATGAGGAGACACTGCCTGTATGGACCGAATCTGATGTAACAGCCGGTTATATTGACCCCTCCATGGTAGGCGAGTACAAATACGAGGTGGGTGATACAGCCCTTTACATGCCTACCTTTGAGCTGTCTGACCTTGAGCAGGGCAGAAGAGGCTATGTAGTGTACGACCCCAGCGAAGTAGCTGCACAGGACGACTACTATCCTTCGCTTAGCAAGCACAATGCGGTCGAAAGACCCCAGGACGGCACAGAAGATAACCCTAACGTGGGTTCTTACCGCCCTTACCTCGCCCACAGGCTTGGAGAGACCTACCTGATTGGTGCAGAGGCTGCCCTTATGTCCGGTAACCCTGGCCTCGCGGCCCAGTACATAAATACACTTCGTCGCCGTGCTGCCTATCCCGGTATGGAGAGCAATATGGAAATCACTGCCGGTGAGGTGGATATCGACTTCATCCTGGATGAGAGATCCAGAGAACTGGCGGGCGAAATGAAGCGCTGGTTTGACCTGAAGCGTACCGAAAAGCTGGTAGAGCGTGTACGCCTGTACAATTCCATAGCCGCACCTAACATCCAGCCTTTCCACAGGTATCGCCCCATTCCGCAGGATCAGATAGACCTTGCTATCGACCCTACCACACCGGATGGAAGGTATCCTCAGAACGAAGGGTATAATTAA
- a CDS encoding carbohydrate binding domain-containing protein, which translates to MNYLTRHILNICFLMGLSVFAFSCDDEETDKLTGPPPGNNTVDVSSRITGFENNVTGAGAESTVLGNNLSGVEFVMIDGQLSPDVEASESAVTFTVPIDPAPSLGMVDVVLIFSGQERAYAQIEVVANPSVSLVYPMSGFAGDEITLIGTNLDAVEEAGIGAAAGTIVSQTGSSLTLSVPSGAQDGDNFYLISSSGTRTDTEFSFISCEANGSLTACQPSVVLSGGFEQGDASSLENWNIYNTGNPSGDATVTVGTGSDEVLTGSRSMKVINPTAYPGQQWRVQVASNPFPTTEGKTYFVSYWVKAESDGGSIRLSTQPNASYQGDQSIGTQWQEVTWSFTVNDTDPDQTETVIVFDMGQEANTYYIDNVRVVEEQ; encoded by the coding sequence ATGAACTATTTAACACGACATATACTCAATATTTGCTTTCTGATGGGCCTTAGTGTATTTGCCTTCAGTTGCGATGATGAAGAGACCGATAAACTGACGGGACCGCCTCCCGGCAATAATACGGTAGACGTAAGCAGCCGGATCACTGGCTTTGAAAACAATGTGACCGGCGCCGGAGCCGAGAGTACAGTGCTCGGAAATAACCTCAGTGGAGTGGAGTTTGTCATGATAGACGGCCAGCTTTCCCCCGACGTGGAGGCTTCCGAAAGTGCTGTAACCTTTACCGTACCCATAGACCCCGCTCCTTCGCTGGGTATGGTGGATGTGGTATTGATATTCTCCGGACAGGAGAGAGCCTATGCCCAGATAGAGGTTGTGGCTAACCCTTCTGTTAGCCTCGTATACCCCATGTCAGGGTTTGCCGGTGATGAAATTACCCTGATAGGGACTAATCTTGATGCGGTAGAGGAAGCCGGTATAGGCGCTGCTGCCGGTACAATAGTGAGCCAGACCGGCAGTAGCCTAACCCTCAGTGTTCCCTCAGGAGCGCAGGATGGGGATAATTTTTACCTGATATCCAGCTCCGGTACCCGTACCGATACAGAGTTTTCCTTTATAAGCTGTGAAGCTAACGGTAGCCTTACCGCCTGCCAGCCCTCTGTGGTGCTGAGTGGCGGATTTGAGCAGGGGGATGCTTCCTCCCTTGAGAACTGGAACATTTACAATACAGGTAACCCTTCCGGCGATGCTACCGTCACAGTAGGTACCGGATCCGATGAGGTGCTCACCGGTAGCCGTTCCATGAAGGTAATAAACCCTACCGCATACCCCGGCCAGCAGTGGCGCGTACAGGTAGCCAGTAACCCGTTCCCTACTACAGAGGGTAAGACCTACTTTGTCAGCTACTGGGTAAAGGCTGAGTCTGATGGCGGTAGTATCAGACTTTCTACCCAGCCCAATGCATCCTATCAGGGTGACCAGAGCATTGGTACCCAGTGGCAGGAAGTGACCTGGAGCTTTACCGTTAATGATACTGACCCTGACCAGACCGAAACGGTGATCGTTTTCGATATGGGCCAGGAAGCCAATACGTATTACATCGATAATGTTCGAGTAGTAGAAGAGCAGTAA
- a CDS encoding family 43 glycosylhydrolase, whose protein sequence is MIRPALLLVLLLFSHAIIHARQPDAGPWTADNGNGTFTNPLFYEEFSDPDLIRVGDDYYMTGTTMHAMPGLPVLHSRDLVNWELLTYASPVLDLGPAYRLQDGQNKYGQGIWAPCLRYHEGVFYIFTNVNRYGTLVFTATDPAGPWKRQKMNATLHDLSVLFDDDGKVYAVWDYNELKIAELTPDLMDIVPGTQQVVVPAGSGAGEGCHFYKIDGRYYITNTNYDPVCYQVCLRADNPYGPYEVNVMSAEENLGVGTGWRLWDTGGEPPYNLTAYPPNHVGCIPMHQGGIVQTQSGEWWGWSMLDHNSVGRVTALSPVTWKDGWPHFGLPGNLNRSPRTWVKPETGFTSEPKAPFEHDDDFAGPQLANAWQWNHVPDSSGWSLQEREGYLRLHPRAAPSFWEAPNTLTQRGLGPEAYALTLLDASGLRAGDVAGLGLLNLPYAWLGVRKEEKKLTLRFFDQQKQETLDQPLKQNKVWLRVHTDFDSDTAQFSYSLDGKRYEAIGGKIVMPYQLKTFQGVRYALFAYNETHTDGGHADFDRFSMIRPRPTRPIPLGKVVKLTSLADSTVLVNWRNHLRPVAKGSPFAAGDAALFRVIDRGRGRIALQSLASGGYVTVKGQAGMAEVRIEEEDRGEASTFQWQDMLRGDLMLMSLYSHRYLFADPHAGSLCSADAPGAQPDRKGGACFYYEVVE, encoded by the coding sequence ATGATAAGACCCGCCCTGCTACTTGTCCTTTTACTTTTTTCTCATGCCATCATTCATGCCAGGCAACCTGATGCCGGTCCCTGGACGGCCGATAACGGCAATGGTACCTTTACCAATCCCCTCTTTTACGAAGAGTTCTCTGACCCTGACCTCATCCGTGTAGGCGATGATTACTACATGACAGGCACCACCATGCACGCCATGCCCGGCCTCCCCGTGCTGCACTCCCGTGATCTGGTAAACTGGGAGCTACTCACCTACGCCAGTCCCGTACTCGACCTGGGGCCCGCCTACCGGCTGCAGGATGGTCAAAATAAATATGGACAGGGCATATGGGCCCCCTGTCTGCGCTATCATGAAGGAGTCTTCTATATCTTCACTAATGTAAACCGGTACGGTACCCTCGTCTTTACAGCCACAGATCCCGCAGGCCCCTGGAAGCGGCAAAAGATGAATGCCACCCTTCATGACCTCTCCGTCCTGTTTGATGATGACGGAAAAGTGTATGCCGTATGGGACTATAACGAACTGAAAATCGCCGAGCTTACCCCTGATCTGATGGACATAGTGCCCGGTACCCAGCAGGTAGTAGTGCCCGCCGGTAGTGGAGCAGGAGAGGGCTGTCATTTCTATAAAATTGACGGGCGCTACTACATCACCAATACCAATTATGATCCCGTCTGCTACCAGGTATGCCTGCGCGCAGACAATCCTTACGGGCCCTACGAAGTAAACGTGATGAGTGCCGAGGAAAACCTCGGCGTAGGTACCGGCTGGCGTCTCTGGGACACAGGCGGAGAACCACCTTACAATCTCACAGCCTATCCACCCAATCATGTCGGGTGCATCCCCATGCATCAGGGCGGCATAGTACAGACCCAGTCCGGAGAATGGTGGGGCTGGTCTATGCTGGACCATAACTCCGTGGGCCGGGTTACCGCCCTCTCACCCGTCACATGGAAAGACGGCTGGCCCCACTTTGGCCTGCCCGGAAACCTGAACCGCTCCCCCCGCACCTGGGTCAAGCCCGAAACAGGGTTTACCAGTGAGCCAAAAGCTCCCTTTGAGCATGACGACGATTTTGCCGGTCCGCAACTCGCCAATGCCTGGCAGTGGAACCATGTGCCCGACAGTTCCGGCTGGTCTTTGCAGGAAAGGGAAGGGTACCTCAGGCTACACCCCCGGGCAGCACCCTCCTTCTGGGAGGCACCAAATACCCTCACCCAACGCGGCCTTGGGCCTGAGGCCTATGCCCTGACCCTGCTGGATGCTTCTGGGCTGCGGGCCGGTGATGTGGCCGGCCTCGGCCTGCTTAATCTGCCCTATGCCTGGCTCGGCGTGAGGAAAGAAGAGAAGAAGCTCACACTCCGCTTTTTTGATCAGCAGAAACAGGAAACGCTGGATCAGCCGCTGAAGCAGAACAAAGTATGGCTGCGGGTACATACTGATTTTGATTCAGATACGGCACAGTTCAGCTACAGCCTGGACGGCAAACGGTATGAAGCTATAGGCGGTAAGATCGTGATGCCTTACCAGCTAAAGACATTTCAGGGTGTACGATATGCCCTGTTCGCCTATAATGAAACGCATACCGATGGAGGCCATGCAGATTTTGATAGGTTTAGTATGATCAGGCCGCGCCCTACCCGCCCTATCCCACTAGGAAAGGTGGTAAAGCTTACAAGCCTGGCAGATAGTACAGTACTGGTAAACTGGCGTAACCACCTGCGGCCGGTAGCGAAAGGATCGCCTTTTGCCGCCGGTGACGCTGCGCTCTTCAGAGTAATAGACAGGGGCAGAGGCCGTATTGCCCTGCAGTCCCTTGCTTCCGGTGGCTATGTAACCGTAAAAGGCCAGGCAGGCATGGCAGAGGTACGTATAGAAGAAGAGGACAGGGGAGAAGCCAGCACCTTCCAGTGGCAGGACATGCTGCGCGGAGACCTCATGCTCATGTCATTATACAGCCACCGCTACCTTTTTGCTGACCCCCATGCCGGAAGCCTTTGCTCCGCAGATGCCCCGGGCGCGCAGCCCGACAGAAAAGGAGGCGCCTGCTTCTATTATGAAGTAGTGGAATGA